From a region of the Rhinopithecus roxellana isolate Shanxi Qingling chromosome 8, ASM756505v1, whole genome shotgun sequence genome:
- the SMCP gene encoding sperm mitochondrial-associated cysteine-rich protein: MCDQPKHSQCCPAKDNQCCPSKHNQCCQPKGNQCCPPKQNQCCQPKGNQCCPPKHNHCCQPKPPCCIKARCCGLETKPECSPLNMESEPNSPQTQDKGSQTQQQPYGPQNKSRPSKWEQK; encoded by the coding sequence ATGTGTGACCAGCCAAAACACAGTCAATGCTGCCCAGCAAAAGACAATCAATGCTGCCCGTCAAAACACAACCAGTGCTGCCAGCCAAAAGGCAATCAATGCTGCCCACCAAAACAGAACCAGTGCTGCCAGCCAAAAGGCAATCAATGCTGCCCGCCAAAACACAATCACTGCTGTCAGCCAAAACCCCCTTGCTGCAttaaggccaggtgctgtggtttGGAGACCAAGCCCGAATGCTCACCGCTTAATATGGAATCTGAGCCCAACTCACCACAAACTCAGGACAAGGGCTCTCAAACCCAGCAGCAGCCCTATGGCCCACAAAATAAGTCCAGGCCAAGCAAATGGGAGCAGAAGTGA